Genomic DNA from Anaerolineales bacterium:
CAGGGCCACGTGCACGCGGGGGAGGGTCGTGACCATGCGGCCGTTGCCCTCATTGGTCACCAGGCACAGCGTCCCGGTATCGGCTGCCGCCATGTTGACGCCGGAAATGCCCATATCGGCGGTGAGGAAGACCTGGCGCAGTGTGCGTCGCGCCACGGCTGTCATGGTCGAGACGTCATCCGTATAGGGCACGCCCAGGTGCTCCGAGAAGGTGCGGCCGACTTCTTGCCGGCGCAGGTGCAGCGCTGGGGTGATGATATGGGCCGGAGGTTCCCCGCGGAGTTGGAGGATGTATTCACCCAGGTCGGTCTCAACCACCTGCAGCCCGGCGTGTTCTAGAGCCGGGTTGAGTGCAATCTCCTCGCTCACCATGGACTTCGACTTGGCGATCAGGCGAACGCCATGCAGGCGGGCGATGCGCAGAACGTGCTCGCAGGCTTCCTCGGCTGACGACGCCCGGAGGACTTGCAGCCCATTGGTCTCACAGGCGGCGGCGAACCTTGCCAGCAGGGAATCCCAGTCGTCAAGGACTTCGAGGCGAATGTTGCGGGCCTGCTGGCGGACGGCCTCAACCTCGGGAAGGCTCGCGTTGGCTTGTCGCGCCCCTGCCTTGCGACGTTGGGCATTGTTGTCCAGCGCCTCTTGGAGCACAGGATTGGCGAGTGCCCTGCGAACGGCCTGGCGGAAGTGGGCGCTCATCGCAGGCCCCCGGGATCACCGGCCATGATCTGGGCCAAGTGGGCGCAGCGGGTGGCCGAACCGTGTTTGCGCAGTCCCCCTTCAATGTGCATCAGGCAGCTGACGTCGCATCCCACGACGCGTTTGGCGTGCGAGGCTTCAATCGCCACTAGCTTGCGGGCAAGCATCTCGGAGGAGAGTTCCGGCTGGTCCACCGAAAACACCCCGCCGAACCCGCAACACTCGGGCTCAAGCGCGGTCACCTGCATTCCCGGGATGGACGCCAGCAGCTGCATTGGCTGGCTGTCTACCCCCAGCCCCCGCAGAAGGTGGCAGGAGGGGTGGTAGG
This window encodes:
- a CDS encoding LUD domain-containing protein, with product MSAHFRQAVRRALANPVLQEALDNNAQRRKAGARQANASLPEVEAVRQQARNIRLEVLDDWDSLLARFAAACETNGLQVLRASSAEEACEHVLRIARLHGVRLIAKSKSMVSEEIALNPALEHAGLQVVETDLGEYILQLRGEPPAHIITPALHLRRQEVGRTFSEHLGVPYTDDVSTMTAVARRTLRQVFLTADMGISGVNMAAADTGTLCLVTNEGNGRMVTTLPRVHVAL